The Arachis hypogaea cultivar Tifrunner chromosome 16, arahy.Tifrunner.gnm2.J5K5, whole genome shotgun sequence genome contains a region encoding:
- the LOC140180150 gene encoding uncharacterized protein: protein MTRSGCKQVGFKLEGRDFVHDLICLPMVGLEMILGFDWLSKNRVLLDCFERTIRFMPEGENRAVVATGYYLNSVMVHCSGEECQGYILLAANALGDAQNLDQIPVVRDFPEVFPEDIPEFPPQREIEFAIELVLGARPVSLCRIEWL, encoded by the coding sequence ATGACTAGGTCAGGTTGTAAacaagtaggtttcaagcttgagggtagagattttgtgcatgatttgatctGTTTACCAATGGTGGGGCTAGAAATGATTTTGGGATTTGATTGGTTGTCGAAGAATCGggttttgttggattgctttgaacGGACAATTCGGTTTATGCCGGAAGGAGAGAATAGAGCAGTGGTAGCTACCGGATATTACCTGAACTCTGTAATGGTGCATTGTAGTGGAGAGGAGTGTCAGGGTTATATTCTGTTGGCTGCTAATGCGTTGGGTGATGCCCAGAACTTGGATCAGATACCGGTGGTTAGAGATTTTCCTGAGGTATTTCCAGAAGATATCCCTGAGTTCCCACCTCAAAGGGAAATTGAGTTTGCGATTGAATTGGTGCTGGGAGCCAGACCAGTGTCATTGTGCCGTATAGAATGGCTCTGA